One region of Mycolicibacterium rhodesiae NBB3 genomic DNA includes:
- a CDS encoding pyridoxamine 5'-phosphate oxidase family protein — MALSKDERERFLAEPHIGALSVSAGDKRGPLTVPIWYQYSPGGEPWVHTGAGSRKHRLIESQGEFTLMAQRLEPSVRYVAVDGPVSRIEPATDEQLVEMVKRYLPPDKVDGYLEFARREHGEGVVIYMKPEHWLSADLGSV, encoded by the coding sequence ATGGCCCTCTCCAAGGACGAACGCGAACGATTTCTGGCTGAGCCGCACATCGGTGCGCTGTCGGTGAGCGCGGGCGACAAGCGTGGACCGCTGACCGTGCCGATCTGGTATCAGTACAGTCCCGGCGGTGAGCCGTGGGTTCACACGGGCGCCGGATCGCGCAAGCACCGGCTGATCGAGTCGCAGGGCGAATTCACGCTGATGGCCCAGCGCCTCGAACCGTCGGTGCGGTACGTGGCGGTCGACGGACCGGTCAGCCGCATCGAGCCGGCCACCGACGAGCAGCTCGTCGAGATGGTCAAGCGCTACCTCCCCCCGGACAAGGTCGACGGCTACCTCGAGTTCGCGCGCCGCGAGCACGGCGAGGGCGTCGTCATCTACATGAAGCCGGAGCACTGGCTGTCCGCTGATTTGGGATCGGTCTAG
- a CDS encoding amidase has protein sequence MTDLCQLPGHQLIGLMAGGTVSCREVVEAHLARIDAVNPALNALVEAPDPRQCLAAAEEADARLARGAPLGRAHGLPIVVKDVMKVAGMHCSGGSPVLRAIAFDDATAVARLRAEGAIVLGLTNVPEMGRGGESNNNLYGRTNNPFDLSRTPGGSSGGSAALVSAGGAAFSVGSDGGGSIRQPCHNTGIAGIKPTHGRIPRTGSVFGDALGIFGPFNCYGPLARSVADLHLGLSIMNGPDLRDPYAVPAPLGDPGDVDVPGLRVATYLDDGISPPDDDVATVVNDAVAALRQVVGAVEHNAPLCLGRTMELLWESVFLGGDRGQGFEADLAAIGADEPSEELAEFLKQAKLIDFSLSEARSRLTDIDTYRMEMLEFMADYDVIVGPAMPTVAKPHHHGLIEITDFSHLMVHNLTGWPAAVVRCGTSKEGLPIGVQIVARPWEDATALAVAGQLESALGGWRPPPPVA, from the coding sequence ATGACGGACCTCTGCCAGCTGCCGGGCCACCAGCTCATCGGTCTGATGGCCGGCGGAACGGTCTCGTGCCGGGAGGTCGTCGAGGCCCATCTGGCGCGTATCGACGCCGTCAATCCCGCGCTCAACGCGCTCGTCGAGGCCCCCGATCCGCGGCAGTGCCTAGCGGCTGCGGAGGAAGCCGATGCCCGGTTGGCCCGCGGTGCGCCGCTGGGCCGGGCGCACGGGCTGCCGATCGTGGTCAAGGACGTCATGAAGGTGGCCGGGATGCACTGTTCGGGCGGCAGCCCGGTGCTGCGCGCCATCGCCTTCGACGACGCGACGGCGGTGGCGCGGCTGCGGGCCGAGGGCGCGATCGTGCTCGGGCTCACGAACGTCCCCGAGATGGGCCGCGGCGGCGAGTCCAACAACAACCTCTACGGCCGCACCAACAATCCGTTCGATCTGTCGAGGACGCCCGGCGGCAGCAGCGGCGGTTCGGCGGCGCTGGTCTCCGCGGGTGGTGCCGCATTCAGCGTCGGATCCGACGGCGGCGGCAGCATCAGACAGCCGTGCCACAACACCGGAATCGCGGGCATCAAACCCACCCACGGCCGAATTCCGCGGACCGGCAGTGTCTTCGGCGATGCGCTGGGCATCTTCGGTCCCTTCAACTGCTACGGCCCGCTCGCGCGCTCGGTGGCTGATCTGCATCTCGGCCTGTCGATCATGAACGGTCCGGATCTACGCGACCCCTACGCGGTACCCGCGCCGCTCGGCGATCCGGGCGACGTCGACGTGCCCGGTCTGCGGGTCGCCACCTACCTCGACGACGGCATCTCGCCGCCCGACGACGATGTCGCCACCGTCGTCAACGACGCCGTCGCTGCGTTGCGGCAGGTCGTCGGCGCCGTCGAGCACAATGCGCCGCTCTGCCTCGGACGCACGATGGAGTTGTTGTGGGAGTCGGTGTTTCTCGGCGGGGACCGGGGCCAGGGATTCGAGGCGGATCTCGCCGCGATCGGTGCGGACGAGCCATCCGAGGAACTCGCCGAGTTTCTCAAACAGGCGAAGCTGATCGATTTCTCGCTGTCCGAGGCGAGAAGCAGACTGACCGATATCGACACCTACCGCATGGAGATGCTCGAGTTCATGGCCGACTACGACGTGATCGTCGGGCCCGCGATGCCGACCGTCGCCAAACCCCACCACCACGGACTCATCGAGATCACCGACTTCTCCCATCTGATGGTGCACAACCTGACCGGCTGGCCCGCCGCGGTCGTCCGCTGCGGCACCTCGAAAGAGGGACTGCCGATCGGAGTGCAGATCGTGGCACGGCCGTGGGAGGACGCGACGGCGCTCGCGGTGGCGGGGCAGCTGGAATCTGCGCTCGGTGGATGGCGCCCCCCGCCGCCCGTTGCATAG
- a CDS encoding LLM class F420-dependent oxidoreductase, producing MRFGLFIPQGWRLDLVDIPTEQHWQVMRDLAAHADRSSLTGSAGGGAWDSLWVYDHFHTVPMPTDEATHEAWSLMSAYAASTSRIKLGQMCTAMGYRNPVYLAKVAATADIISGGRVQMGIGGGWYQHEWEAYGYGFPSAGVRLGMLDEGVQIMRDAWRDGRVSLNGKHYQVDGAIVAPKPLQEGGPPLWIAGGGEKVTLKIAAKYAQYTNFTSEPDGFAHKSQVLADHCRSVGTDYDAIVRSANFNAVIGSSEDDVNERVARLRARQVAKADERAVDSMLATVTAPESASGTTEQAVQKLERLRDLGCEYAIMYFPEAAYDRTGIELFEREVIPALA from the coding sequence ATGCGCTTTGGACTGTTCATCCCGCAGGGCTGGCGACTCGATCTCGTAGACATTCCCACTGAGCAGCACTGGCAGGTCATGCGTGACCTCGCCGCGCACGCCGACCGGAGCTCGCTTACCGGCTCGGCCGGCGGTGGCGCGTGGGACTCGCTGTGGGTGTACGACCACTTCCACACCGTCCCGATGCCGACCGACGAGGCGACCCACGAGGCGTGGTCGCTCATGTCGGCCTACGCCGCCAGTACATCTCGGATCAAGCTCGGTCAGATGTGTACGGCGATGGGCTACCGCAACCCTGTCTACCTGGCCAAGGTGGCCGCGACCGCCGACATCATCTCGGGCGGCCGTGTGCAGATGGGAATCGGCGGCGGGTGGTATCAGCACGAGTGGGAGGCGTACGGCTACGGGTTTCCCTCAGCAGGTGTCCGCCTTGGCATGCTCGACGAGGGTGTGCAGATCATGCGTGACGCATGGCGCGATGGACGGGTGAGCCTGAACGGCAAGCACTATCAGGTCGACGGCGCCATCGTCGCGCCGAAGCCGTTGCAGGAGGGTGGACCTCCGCTCTGGATCGCGGGCGGCGGCGAAAAGGTCACGCTCAAGATCGCCGCCAAGTACGCGCAATACACGAACTTCACCTCGGAGCCCGACGGGTTCGCGCACAAGTCGCAGGTCCTCGCCGACCACTGCCGAAGCGTGGGCACCGACTACGACGCGATCGTCCGGTCGGCCAACTTCAATGCCGTCATCGGCTCGTCAGAGGACGACGTGAACGAACGCGTCGCGCGGCTCCGGGCCAGACAGGTCGCCAAGGCCGACGAAAGGGCCGTCGATTCGATGCTCGCTACGGTCACGGCACCCGAATCTGCCAGTGGGACAACCGAACAGGCGGTTCAAAAGCTGGAACGACTGCGCGACCTCGGATGTGAGTACGCGATCATGTACTTCCCCGAGGCGGCCTATGACCGGACCGGAATCGAGCTGTTCGAGCGCGAAGTCATCCCGGCGCTGGCGTAG
- a CDS encoding cupin domain-containing protein has translation MEKVSLTALAREHLETARAASSGRSSHTVYGGHEHSLRQTLMALTAGSKLDDHESPGEATLQVLQGRVRVTISSAGWDGSPGDHIILPRERHGLNAIEDSVVLLTVSKPIGPHT, from the coding sequence ATGGAAAAGGTTTCACTGACCGCACTCGCACGTGAGCACCTGGAGACTGCGCGAGCGGCGTCCAGCGGCCGCAGTTCGCACACGGTGTACGGCGGTCACGAGCACTCGCTGCGCCAAACGCTGATGGCCTTGACGGCCGGCAGCAAGCTCGACGACCACGAGAGTCCCGGCGAGGCGACGCTTCAGGTGTTGCAGGGCAGGGTGCGGGTGACCATCTCGTCGGCGGGATGGGACGGGTCACCCGGCGACCACATCATCCTGCCAAGGGAACGACACGGCCTGAACGCGATCGAGGATTCGGTCGTCCTACTGACCGTCTCGAAACCGATTGGGCCGCATACTTAG
- a CDS encoding DNA repair helicase XPB yields MTDGPLIVQSDKTVLLEVDHEQAGAARAAIAPFAELERAPEHIHTYRITPLALWNARAAGHDAEQVVDALVTFSRYAVPQPLLVDIVDTMARYGRLQLVKSPVHGLTLVSLDRAVLEEVLRNKKIAPMLGARIDDDTVQVHNSERGRVKQMLLKIGWPAEDLAGYVDGEKHPISLAQDGWHLRDYQEMATDSFWEGGSGVVVLPCGAGKTLVGAAAMAKAGATTLILVTNTVAGRQWKRELINRTSLTEDEIGEYSGEKKEIRPVTIATYQVITRRTKGEYKHLELFDSRDWGLIIYDEVHLLPAPVFRMTADLQSRRRLGLTATLIREDGREGDVFSLIGPKRYDAPWKDIEAQGWIAPAECIEVRVTMTDNERMLYAVAEPDERYKLCSTVHSKIAVVKSILEKHKGDQTLVIGAYLDQLDELGTELNAPVIQGSTKTAEREALFDEFRRGEIPTLVVSKVANFSIDLPEANVAVQVSGTFGSRQEEAQRLGRLLRPKADGGGAIFYSVVSRDSLDAEYAAHRQRFLAEQGYGYIIKDADDLLGPAI; encoded by the coding sequence ATGACCGACGGCCCCCTGATCGTGCAGTCCGACAAGACCGTGCTGCTCGAGGTCGACCATGAGCAGGCGGGCGCGGCGAGAGCCGCGATCGCCCCGTTCGCCGAACTCGAGCGTGCGCCCGAGCACATCCACACCTACCGCATCACCCCGCTGGCGCTGTGGAACGCGCGTGCCGCGGGCCACGACGCCGAACAGGTCGTCGACGCGCTGGTGACGTTCTCCCGCTACGCGGTACCGCAGCCGCTGCTCGTCGACATCGTCGACACGATGGCGCGCTACGGGCGCCTGCAGCTGGTCAAGTCTCCGGTGCACGGCCTGACGCTGGTGAGCCTGGACCGCGCGGTTCTCGAGGAGGTGCTGCGCAACAAGAAGATCGCGCCGATGCTCGGCGCCCGCATCGACGACGACACCGTCCAGGTCCACAACAGCGAGCGCGGCCGAGTCAAGCAGATGCTGCTCAAGATCGGTTGGCCTGCAGAGGATCTCGCCGGATATGTGGACGGCGAGAAGCACCCGATCAGCCTCGCGCAGGACGGCTGGCACCTGCGTGACTATCAGGAGATGGCGACCGACTCGTTCTGGGAGGGTGGGTCCGGCGTCGTGGTGCTGCCGTGCGGCGCGGGTAAGACCCTCGTCGGCGCCGCGGCGATGGCGAAGGCGGGCGCGACGACGCTGATCCTGGTGACCAACACTGTTGCGGGCAGGCAATGGAAGCGCGAGCTGATCAACCGGACGTCGTTGACGGAGGACGAGATCGGCGAGTACTCGGGCGAGAAGAAGGAGATCCGCCCGGTGACCATCGCCACCTACCAGGTGATCACGCGCCGCACCAAGGGTGAATACAAGCACCTCGAGCTGTTCGACAGCCGCGACTGGGGCCTGATCATCTACGACGAGGTGCACCTGCTGCCCGCGCCCGTGTTCCGGATGACCGCCGACCTGCAGTCGCGGCGACGGCTTGGCCTGACGGCCACGCTGATCCGCGAGGACGGCCGCGAGGGCGACGTGTTCTCGCTGATCGGGCCGAAGCGGTATGACGCACCGTGGAAGGACATCGAGGCCCAGGGCTGGATCGCGCCCGCCGAGTGCATCGAGGTGCGGGTCACGATGACCGACAACGAGCGGATGCTCTACGCCGTCGCCGAGCCCGACGAGCGCTACAAGCTGTGCTCGACGGTGCATTCCAAGATCGCGGTGGTGAAGTCGATCCTGGAGAAGCACAAGGGCGACCAGACCCTGGTGATCGGCGCGTACCTCGACCAGCTCGACGAGCTCGGAACCGAACTCAACGCCCCGGTGATCCAGGGGTCGACCAAGACCGCGGAGCGCGAAGCGCTGTTCGATGAGTTCCGTCGCGGCGAGATCCCGACGCTGGTGGTGTCCAAGGTCGCCAATTTCTCGATCGACCTACCGGAAGCCAATGTTGCCGTGCAGGTGTCGGGCACCTTCGGGTCGAGACAGGAAGAGGCGCAGCGGCTGGGCCGGCTGTTGCGGCCCAAGGCCGACGGCGGCGGCGCGATCTTCTACTCGGTGGTGTCCCGCGACAGCCTGGACGCCGAGTACGCCGCACACCGTCAGCGGTTCCTCGCCGAACAGGGCTACGGCTACATCATCAAGGACGCCGACGATCTGCTCGGTCCCGCGATCTAA
- a CDS encoding helicase-associated domain-containing protein: MTENAPGLPLGAWLAELGDERLIRLLELRPDLTQPPPGTIAALAARAQARQSVKAATDDLDFLHLAVIDALLVLHADTTAVPVSKLLEFFDDAGAETAVTAAIDNLRERALVWGDASIRVATEAATGLPWYPGQATVEDTDPTDIAQRLAGLDEAQSDLLQRLLEGSPVGRTRDAAAGTPPDRPVQRLLAAGLLRQVDAETVILPRVVGQALRGELPGPVGLIAPDPVVSTTTAADVDAVAAGAAIDLLREVEVVLETLGTTPVPELRSGGLGVRDVKRLTKVTGIDESHLGLILEVTAAAGLIASGMPEPDPQDSAGPHWAPTVAADRFVESPTAHKWHLLASTWLDLPGRPSLVGTRGPDSKPYAALSGSLYSTAAPLDRRLLLTMLADLAPGAGVDATQASRAMLWRRPRWAIRLQPGPVGALLTEAHTIGMVGRGAIATPTRALLAGASADEVIKAMDKVLPQPIDHFLLQADLTVVVPGPLERDLAEQLGAVATVESAGAAMVYRISEASIRRALDTGRTAGELHAFFARYSKTPVPQGLTYLIDDVARRHGQLRVGMAASFVRCEDAALLAQAIAAPAAHQLEMRLLAPTVAVSQAPISEVLAALREAGFAPAAEDSTGTIVDIRARGARVPAPVRRRAHRTPSPTSQTLGAIVAVLRKVAAAPSSGMRLDPTVAITQLQEAAHLQASVVIGYVDPAGVATQRVVAPINVRGGQLTAYDPASGRVREFAIHRVTSVVSADSG; encoded by the coding sequence ATGACCGAAAACGCTCCGGGCCTTCCTCTGGGCGCCTGGCTGGCCGAACTCGGCGATGAGCGGCTGATCCGGCTGCTGGAGTTGCGGCCCGACCTGACACAACCCCCGCCGGGGACCATCGCGGCGCTCGCCGCGCGGGCCCAGGCCCGGCAATCGGTCAAGGCTGCCACCGATGACCTGGACTTTCTTCATCTCGCGGTGATCGACGCCCTGCTCGTTCTGCACGCCGACACGACCGCGGTACCGGTGTCCAAGCTGTTGGAGTTTTTCGACGACGCGGGTGCGGAAACCGCGGTGACGGCGGCCATCGACAATCTCCGTGAACGCGCGCTGGTGTGGGGTGACGCTTCGATACGCGTCGCCACCGAGGCGGCGACGGGACTTCCCTGGTATCCCGGTCAGGCCACGGTCGAGGACACCGACCCGACGGATATCGCGCAGCGTCTCGCCGGACTCGACGAGGCGCAGTCCGACCTGCTGCAGCGGCTGCTGGAGGGTTCCCCGGTGGGCCGCACCCGGGACGCGGCCGCGGGCACCCCGCCGGACCGCCCGGTGCAGCGGCTGCTTGCGGCCGGGCTGCTTCGGCAGGTCGATGCCGAAACGGTGATTCTGCCCCGAGTGGTCGGCCAGGCGTTACGCGGGGAGTTACCCGGACCCGTCGGCTTGATCGCCCCCGATCCCGTGGTGTCGACGACCACCGCGGCCGATGTCGACGCGGTCGCCGCCGGCGCGGCGATCGACTTGCTGCGCGAGGTCGAGGTCGTCCTCGAAACCCTGGGCACGACACCGGTTCCCGAACTGCGCAGCGGCGGGCTCGGCGTGCGTGATGTCAAACGCCTGACGAAGGTCACCGGTATCGACGAGAGCCACCTCGGACTGATCCTCGAAGTGACCGCGGCGGCCGGGCTGATCGCGAGCGGAATGCCTGAACCGGACCCGCAGGACAGTGCGGGGCCACACTGGGCGCCGACCGTGGCCGCCGACCGGTTCGTCGAATCTCCGACAGCGCACAAATGGCATCTGTTGGCGTCAACGTGGCTGGACCTGCCGGGTCGGCCGAGCCTGGTCGGGACGCGGGGCCCTGACAGCAAACCCTATGCGGCACTGTCGGGTTCGCTGTACTCGACCGCCGCACCGCTGGACCGGCGGCTCCTGTTGACCATGCTCGCCGACCTCGCGCCCGGCGCGGGTGTCGACGCGACCCAGGCGTCGAGAGCCATGCTCTGGCGGCGGCCCCGATGGGCGATTCGGCTCCAGCCGGGGCCCGTGGGCGCCCTGCTCACCGAGGCGCACACCATCGGCATGGTCGGCCGCGGCGCGATCGCCACACCGACGCGAGCGTTGTTGGCGGGCGCTTCAGCCGACGAGGTCATCAAGGCGATGGACAAGGTGCTGCCGCAGCCCATCGACCACTTTCTGCTGCAGGCCGACTTGACCGTCGTGGTGCCCGGCCCGCTGGAACGTGATCTGGCCGAGCAACTGGGAGCAGTGGCGACCGTCGAGTCGGCGGGTGCGGCGATGGTGTACCGCATCAGCGAGGCATCCATCCGGCGTGCCCTCGACACGGGTCGCACCGCGGGCGAACTGCACGCGTTCTTCGCGCGGTATTCGAAAACGCCTGTGCCGCAGGGGCTCACCTACCTCATCGATGACGTCGCCCGGCGCCACGGACAGTTGCGGGTCGGTATGGCCGCCTCGTTCGTGCGGTGTGAGGATGCGGCACTGCTGGCGCAGGCGATCGCCGCACCCGCGGCGCACCAGCTGGAGATGCGGTTGCTCGCGCCGACGGTCGCGGTGTCTCAGGCGCCGATCTCGGAGGTGCTCGCCGCGCTGCGCGAGGCCGGCTTCGCGCCTGCGGCCGAGGACTCGACGGGAACCATCGTCGACATCCGCGCCCGGGGCGCCAGGGTGCCCGCACCGGTACGCCGCCGTGCCCACCGCACGCCCAGTCCGACGAGCCAGACACTGGGCGCGATCGTCGCCGTACTGCGTAAGGTCGCGGCCGCGCCGTCCAGCGGCATGCGCCTGGACCCGACCGTCGCGATCACACAGCTGCAGGAGGCCGCCCACCTCCAGGCGTCCGTGGTCATCGGCTACGTTGACCCCGCGGGGGTGGCCACGCAGCGGGTCGTGGCACCCATCAACGTTCGCGGGGGCCAGTTGACCGCCTACGATCCGGCGTCCGGCCGGGTGCGCGAGTTCGCCATCCACCGCGTCACCTCAGTGGTGTCCGCCGACTCTGGATAA
- the moaC gene encoding cyclic pyranopterin monophosphate synthase MoaC: MTEPAGDASPRSARPALSHIDEAGAAHMVDVTAKDATTRIAVAAGAVHTTAEVVEMIASGGLPKGDALATARVAGILAAKRTSDLIPLCHQLALTGVDIDFVADGARVTIAATVRTTDRTGVEMEALTAVSVAALTLYDMIKAVDPAARIENVRVLRKEGGKTGTWTR, encoded by the coding sequence GTGACTGAACCGGCTGGGGACGCATCGCCGCGCTCCGCCCGGCCCGCGCTCTCGCACATCGACGAGGCAGGCGCGGCGCACATGGTCGACGTCACGGCCAAGGACGCCACCACGCGCATCGCCGTTGCCGCGGGCGCCGTGCACACCACCGCCGAGGTCGTCGAGATGATCGCATCGGGGGGGCTGCCCAAGGGCGATGCGCTGGCCACCGCACGGGTCGCCGGGATCCTGGCGGCCAAGCGCACCAGCGACCTGATTCCGCTGTGCCATCAGCTGGCCCTCACGGGTGTCGACATCGACTTCGTCGCCGACGGAGCGCGAGTGACCATCGCCGCGACGGTCCGGACCACTGATCGCACCGGTGTGGAGATGGAGGCGCTGACGGCGGTGAGCGTCGCCGCGCTGACCCTCTACGACATGATCAAGGCGGTGGACCCCGCCGCGCGCATCGAGAACGTCCGGGTGCTGCGCAAAGAAGGCGGCAAGACCGGAACCTGGACGAGATGA
- a CDS encoding MogA/MoaB family molybdenum cofactor biosynthesis protein, with protein MRSGRVVIASTRAAAGVYEDRCGPIVVDWLNKRGITTPAPSVVADGIGVNRALFESVGENVDVIITSGGTGISPSDGTADATAGIVDYQIPGLADAIRRAGEDKVPTSVLSRGVCGVRGRTLIVNLPGSPGGVKDGLAVLDQVLEHALDQLAGGDHPR; from the coding sequence ATGAGGTCGGGCCGGGTCGTCATCGCCTCCACCCGTGCCGCCGCGGGGGTCTACGAGGACCGCTGCGGACCGATCGTCGTCGACTGGCTCAATAAGCGCGGGATCACCACCCCTGCGCCCTCGGTTGTCGCTGACGGCATCGGGGTCAACCGGGCACTGTTCGAGTCGGTCGGCGAAAACGTAGACGTGATCATCACGTCCGGCGGCACCGGGATCTCGCCGAGCGACGGAACCGCAGATGCGACCGCCGGCATCGTCGACTACCAGATCCCGGGTCTGGCCGACGCGATCCGCCGAGCGGGCGAGGACAAGGTGCCCACCTCTGTGCTCTCCCGTGGCGTCTGCGGTGTCAGAGGACGGACCCTGATCGTGAACCTGCCCGGTTCACCCGGCGGCGTGAAGGACGGTTTGGCCGTGCTGGACCAGGTGCTCGAGCATGCGCTGGATCAGCTTGCGGGAGGGGACCATCCGCGATGA
- a CDS encoding molybdenum cofactor biosynthesis protein MoaE: MTVVLRAGLTEHTIALSEHESLVAHEAAGAVVGFAGVVRDHDGGRTVTRLEYSAHPTAAETLAEVAAEIAADARGVRALAVSHRIGVLHIGDAALVAAVAADHRGAAFETCQRLVDAVKARLPVWKHQFFADGTEEWVGSA; the protein is encoded by the coding sequence ATGACCGTCGTGCTGCGCGCCGGACTCACCGAGCACACGATCGCACTGTCCGAGCACGAATCGCTCGTCGCGCATGAGGCCGCGGGGGCGGTGGTGGGTTTCGCGGGTGTCGTCCGCGACCACGACGGCGGCCGCACGGTGACGAGGCTCGAGTATTCGGCACACCCCACGGCAGCGGAGACGCTGGCCGAGGTGGCCGCCGAGATCGCCGCCGACGCTCGAGGAGTGCGGGCCCTCGCCGTCAGCCACCGCATCGGCGTACTGCACATCGGCGACGCCGCACTTGTCGCGGCTGTGGCCGCCGACCACCGAGGCGCGGCATTCGAGACCTGCCAACGTTTGGTGGACGCCGTCAAAGCTCGGCTACCGGTGTGGAAGCACCAGTTCTTCGCAGACGGAACCGAGGAGTGGGTCGGCTCCGCCTGA
- a CDS encoding transglycosylase family protein, which produces MSGRHRKPTASAKNVAKIAFTGTVIGTGGLALAGHASAATDSEWDQVASCESGGNWAINTGNGYHGGLQFSPSTWSGNGGGEYAPTAYQATKEEQIAVAERVLAGQGKGAWPVCGTGLSAPTPRDVVDDAMANLNNVLPPPPPPFNPFAPPPPPAPAPFDALAAPVPPPPPPGDPLAPPPPAPVDALAAPLPPAPPAPPAPLPPPPPPADALAAPLPPPPPAPLPPPPPPAQGMAAAAINGAAAVPLAPPPPPPPVAPPVEALAAPLPEAPEAPPAPLPPAAPPIDALAAPVPPPPPVESAQPVANWDVAEGSTPGDHPPVWALPADAPLQPAPALPPPPAPPAPAAAPAPAPGLPAGITNVDVPQPIFDAANQAVSGELPVPAEIPHLSSPDNLNPGTTTDRLAAAGDSPNVSYLKEIWHAIQTQDITGKDALLALTQRPLTTPDARQGGAVPNVPGQLPPDPALAPPPPPAPLPPA; this is translated from the coding sequence ATGAGTGGACGGCATCGCAAACCCACTGCATCGGCCAAGAACGTCGCGAAGATCGCCTTCACCGGCACCGTGATCGGCACCGGAGGTCTTGCCCTCGCGGGGCACGCCAGTGCCGCGACCGACAGCGAGTGGGACCAGGTCGCCAGCTGCGAATCCGGCGGCAACTGGGCCATCAACACCGGCAACGGCTATCACGGCGGACTCCAGTTCTCCCCGAGCACGTGGTCGGGCAACGGTGGCGGCGAGTATGCGCCCACCGCGTACCAGGCCACCAAGGAAGAGCAGATCGCCGTCGCCGAGCGCGTGCTCGCGGGTCAGGGCAAGGGCGCATGGCCGGTCTGCGGTACCGGGCTGTCCGCGCCGACGCCGCGCGACGTCGTCGACGACGCAATGGCGAATCTGAACAACGTGCTGCCGCCTCCTCCGCCGCCGTTCAACCCCTTCGCGCCGCCGCCACCGCCCGCGCCCGCGCCGTTCGATGCGCTGGCCGCACCGGTACCGCCGCCGCCCCCTCCGGGCGACCCGCTGGCTCCGCCGCCGCCGGCTCCCGTAGACGCGCTGGCCGCACCGCTGCCACCCGCCCCGCCGGCGCCTCCGGCCCCGCTGCCGCCCCCACCGCCGCCTGCCGACGCCTTGGCAGCGCCGCTGCCCCCGCCGCCTCCGGCCCCGCTGCCGCCTCCTCCGCCTCCGGCCCAGGGAATGGCCGCCGCTGCGATCAACGGCGCCGCTGCGGTTCCGCTCGCACCTCCGCCGCCGCCGCCGCCGGTGGCGCCGCCGGTCGAGGCACTCGCCGCACCGCTTCCCGAAGCACCCGAGGCGCCTCCGGCACCGCTGCCGCCCGCGGCGCCCCCGATCGATGCGCTGGCCGCACCGGTGCCTCCGCCGCCTCCGGTGGAGTCCGCGCAGCCCGTCGCGAATTGGGATGTCGCTGAAGGCTCGACCCCCGGTGACCATCCGCCGGTCTGGGCGCTGCCCGCCGACGCGCCGCTGCAGCCGGCCCCGGCCCTGCCGCCTCCCCCAGCGCCGCCGGCTCCAGCCGCGGCACCTGCGCCCGCGCCCGGCCTGCCGGCCGGGATCACCAACGTCGACGTCCCGCAGCCGATTTTCGACGCTGCCAACCAGGCGGTGTCGGGTGAGCTCCCCGTGCCCGCAGAAATTCCACACCTCTCCAGCCCGGACAATCTCAACCCGGGAACGACGACCGACCGTCTTGCCGCCGCCGGCGACAGCCCGAACGTCTCGTACCTCAAGGAGATCTGGCACGCGATCCAGACCCAGGACATCACCGGCAAGGATGCGCTGCTGGCGCTGACTCAGCGTCCGCTCACGACACCGGACGCGCGCCAGGGTGGTGCGGTGCCCAACGTGCCCGGGCAGCTTCCGCCGGATCCGGCACTGGCGCCTCCGCCGCCTCCGGCGCCGCTGCCGCCGGCCTGA
- a CDS encoding MoaD/ThiS family protein translates to MATTTTVEVSVRFFAAARAAAGNEEETIRIRPGTTLSDLVDQLSARDANLAKVLMRCSFLCDGVAVREANVVLENAQTIDVLPPFAGG, encoded by the coding sequence ATGGCAACGACCACGACGGTTGAGGTATCCGTGCGATTTTTCGCCGCGGCGAGGGCGGCCGCGGGTAACGAAGAGGAGACGATCCGGATTCGACCGGGCACGACGCTCTCCGATCTCGTCGATCAGCTCAGCGCACGCGACGCCAATCTGGCGAAAGTGTTGATGCGCTGCTCTTTTCTGTGCGACGGCGTAGCGGTCCGCGAAGCGAATGTGGTGCTGGAGAACGCGCAGACGATCGACGTTCTTCCACCGTTCGCCGGCGGATAA